The following coding sequences are from one Azospirillaceae bacterium window:
- a CDS encoding TRAP transporter large permease codes for MIAVAFLLLALLVTGVPIGIAFSLIVIANADAWGIDWSVLPSVTIDTISAFPLLAIPLFILGGEIMNRGGLVRQLTNVCDLVLGWARARMGHVMILASALMGAITGSSVATVAAMGSAVGPEMIRRGYQPGYVAALNASAGLLGVLIPPSIPLILYGSIVGVSITQLFLAAILSGTVFMLVFMVVHGLLARRVLVGGHEGGQDRRPAGAVTAGKAVGGAVALLARSIPAMLLPVVVLGGIYSGVFTPTEAAAVAVAYALLVTLAGRMMGGGELLEAFHRAALTSAAILVVIGFTSIFNRAMVLEQVPQSIAAFASGYTESPVVFLLVVNGVLLLIGMLMESNAATLLMGPLLAPAAARYGIDPVHFGIILVTNIELGLLTPPMAANLYVAARTNNVALTAMLRHIGWFIGTALAVLAVITYVPEFSLWYRYL; via the coding sequence ATGATCGCCGTTGCCTTCCTTTTGCTCGCGCTGCTCGTGACCGGTGTTCCGATCGGCATCGCCTTCAGTCTGATCGTGATCGCGAACGCCGATGCCTGGGGCATCGACTGGTCGGTGCTGCCGTCGGTGACGATCGACACCATCTCGGCCTTTCCGCTGCTCGCGATCCCCCTGTTCATCCTGGGCGGCGAGATCATGAACCGCGGTGGCCTGGTCCGCCAGCTCACCAACGTCTGCGACTTGGTGCTGGGATGGGCGCGCGCCCGCATGGGCCATGTCATGATCCTGGCGAGCGCGCTCATGGGCGCGATCACCGGATCGTCGGTCGCCACGGTCGCGGCGATGGGTTCGGCCGTGGGCCCGGAGATGATCCGGCGCGGCTACCAGCCCGGCTACGTGGCCGCGCTCAACGCGTCGGCCGGGCTGCTGGGCGTGCTGATCCCGCCGTCGATCCCGCTGATCCTCTACGGCTCGATCGTCGGTGTCTCGATCACGCAGCTCTTCCTTGCGGCGATCCTATCCGGGACCGTGTTCATGCTCGTTTTCATGGTGGTCCATGGCCTGCTGGCGCGGCGCGTCCTGGTCGGGGGGCACGAAGGCGGCCAGGACCGGCGGCCGGCGGGGGCCGTGACCGCCGGGAAGGCCGTCGGCGGTGCGGTTGCCCTGCTGGCACGGTCGATCCCGGCGATGCTGCTGCCCGTCGTCGTGCTGGGCGGCATCTATTCGGGCGTCTTCACCCCGACCGAGGCCGCCGCGGTCGCCGTCGCCTACGCGCTGCTGGTGACCCTGGCCGGGCGGATGATGGGCGGCGGCGAGCTCCTGGAGGCGTTCCACCGCGCGGCCCTGACCTCGGCCGCGATCCTGGTCGTGATCGGCTTCACCAGCATCTTCAACCGGGCGATGGTTCTCGAACAGGTCCCGCAGTCGATCGCGGCGTTCGCCTCCGGCTACACCGAAAGCCCGGTCGTCTTCCTGCTGGTGGTCAACGGCGTGCTTCTGCTGATCGGCATGCTGATGGAGAGCAATGCCGCCACGCTGCTGATGGGGCCGCTGCTGGCACCCGCGGCAGCGCGCTACGGCATCGACCCCGTGCATTTCGGCATCATCCTGGTCACGAACATCGAACTCGGCCTGCTGACGCCGCCCATGGCCGCCAACCTCTACGTCGCCGCCCGGACGAACAACGTCGCCTTGACGGCGATGCTGCGCCACATCGGCTGGTTCATCGGCACGGCCTTGGCCGTCCTGGCGGTGATCACCTACGTACCCGAGTTTTCGTTGTGGTATCGGTATCTCTGA
- a CDS encoding TRAP transporter small permease: MSASTGIVGGSMASGGASRLDAFEGRVFRFERLLCISALAVMLLATIESVAVRYFNLPLPSLGEWAVIAMSPLTFVGAAMCSYTGSHIAVDVIDTLGSPTVRRLSRFAVSAATLVFATVYLVTGWTFLTSTLESGERLIDLGTPVAVPVVFLPLGMALVLLHTAADIRRCLSFQGDPEAAPP, encoded by the coding sequence ATGAGCGCCTCGACCGGGATCGTCGGGGGATCCATGGCGTCCGGCGGCGCGTCGCGGCTGGACGCCTTCGAGGGACGGGTGTTCCGCTTCGAGCGCCTGCTCTGCATATCGGCCCTGGCGGTCATGCTGCTGGCGACGATCGAGAGCGTCGCCGTCCGGTACTTCAACCTGCCCCTGCCCAGCCTCGGCGAATGGGCCGTGATCGCCATGTCGCCGCTGACCTTCGTCGGTGCGGCGATGTGCTCCTACACGGGATCGCACATCGCCGTCGACGTGATCGACACGCTCGGAAGCCCGACGGTGCGCCGCCTGTCACGCTTCGCGGTGTCGGCGGCCACCCTGGTGTTCGCGACGGTGTACCTGGTCACCGGCTGGACCTTCCTGACCAGCACGCTCGAGTCCGGCGAGCGGCTGATCGACCTGGGGACCCCCGTGGCGGTGCCGGTGGTGTTCCTGCCGCTGGGAATGGCGCTGGTGCTCCTCCACACCGCCGCGGACATCCGGCGCTGCCTGTCCTTCCAAGGGGACCCGGAGGCCGCCCCGCCATGA
- a CDS encoding TRAP transporter substrate-binding protein codes for MNRKTTALAAMAAFALMSLGSPASAQQQRKLRLAHYAAINSPIDQAGQEFAKLVGERTDGRIAVTLFPNSQLGGVEANARDLSRGALDMALLSPGSLAGLDPLLDIHYLPFIATDYKTVDAVFYNPQGTIQKTLREALAKNNIETLAFYELEFRAVTNSVRPVEKPADLQGLKLRVPSSAAIKGFFEAAGAQAVAMPFPELFTALQQGTVDGQDNGPSLTYESRLFETQRYMTPLHHVYAMGTFSASSQVWRRLSEDDRRILVDAAEEASRNQIQKNRGINEEFLAKLEQAGLKITHLTPEATAEFVRIGQTIWDQLTPRYGAERIQALRQEVARASGG; via the coding sequence ATGAACCGCAAGACGACCGCCTTGGCCGCGATGGCGGCATTCGCGCTGATGTCGCTGGGATCGCCCGCCTCGGCACAGCAGCAGAGGAAGCTCCGCCTCGCGCACTACGCGGCGATCAACAGCCCGATCGACCAGGCCGGCCAGGAATTCGCCAAGCTGGTGGGCGAGCGCACCGACGGGCGGATCGCCGTCACGCTGTTCCCCAACAGCCAGCTCGGCGGCGTGGAGGCGAACGCGCGCGACCTCTCGCGCGGGGCGCTCGACATGGCCCTGCTGAGTCCGGGGTCGCTCGCCGGGCTCGACCCCCTGCTCGACATCCACTACCTGCCGTTCATCGCGACCGACTACAAGACGGTCGACGCCGTCTTCTACAATCCGCAGGGAACGATTCAGAAGACGCTGCGCGAGGCGCTCGCGAAGAACAACATCGAGACGTTGGCCTTCTACGAGCTGGAGTTCCGGGCCGTGACCAACTCGGTCCGTCCGGTGGAGAAGCCGGCGGACCTGCAAGGCCTCAAGCTGCGTGTGCCGAGCTCGGCGGCCATCAAGGGGTTCTTCGAGGCGGCCGGCGCCCAGGCGGTGGCCATGCCGTTCCCGGAACTCTTCACCGCCCTCCAGCAGGGGACGGTCGACGGCCAGGACAATGGCCCTTCCCTGACCTATGAGTCGCGGCTCTTCGAGACCCAGCGCTACATGACCCCGCTGCACCACGTCTATGCCATGGGGACGTTCAGCGCGAGCTCGCAGGTTTGGAGGCGCCTGTCCGAGGACGACCGGAGGATCCTGGTCGATGCGGCGGAGGAAGCGAGCCGGAACCAGATCCAGAAGAATCGCGGGATCAACGAGGAGTTCCTGGCCAAGCTCGAACAGGCGGGTCTCAAGATCACCCACTTGACCCCGGAGGCGACGGCCGAGTTCGTCCGGATCGGCCAAACCATCTGGGACCAACTGACGCCGCGTTACGGCGCCGAGCGCATCCAAGCCCTGCGGCAAGAGGTTGCGAGGGCGAGCGGGGGATGA
- a CDS encoding phytanoyl-CoA dioxygenase family protein, with protein sequence MKLNAQQLAQYDRDGFLVIPGVFTPAEVDLLRAESVEVFEHHRPEIWREKNGAPRTAFGCHRYSELFRALTTDARLHDPVQQIFGEPIYIHQFKVNPKVAFDGDPFPWHQDFATWHPDDGMPEPRAMNIAIFLDDVGPSNGALMFVPGSHKLGMIHAPDVNGRRWMTRADVERVIKSQDDIAIPSGKAGSVLLFHGNSVHGSAGNITPLPRRILYVTYSAVSNHLRNPKRAEFIAHHDFTPVQRDERPFSARTGSRVTEPQVV encoded by the coding sequence ATGAAACTGAATGCCCAGCAGCTCGCCCAATACGATCGGGATGGGTTCCTTGTCATCCCCGGCGTCTTCACGCCCGCGGAAGTCGACCTGCTTCGCGCGGAGTCCGTCGAGGTGTTCGAGCATCACCGGCCGGAGATCTGGCGCGAGAAGAACGGTGCGCCCAGAACTGCGTTCGGCTGCCATCGCTACAGCGAACTGTTCCGCGCGCTGACCACCGATGCCCGGCTCCACGATCCGGTCCAGCAGATCTTCGGCGAGCCCATCTACATCCACCAGTTCAAGGTGAACCCGAAGGTCGCGTTCGACGGCGACCCGTTCCCCTGGCACCAGGATTTCGCGACCTGGCACCCCGACGACGGCATGCCGGAGCCGCGCGCGATGAACATCGCCATCTTCCTCGACGATGTGGGGCCGTCGAACGGCGCGCTCATGTTCGTTCCCGGCAGCCACAAGCTCGGGATGATCCACGCCCCCGACGTCAACGGGCGGCGCTGGATGACCCGCGCGGACGTCGAGCGCGTGATCAAGAGCCAGGACGACATCGCGATCCCGTCCGGGAAGGCGGGCAGCGTCCTGCTGTTCCACGGCAACTCGGTCCACGGCTCCGCGGGCAACATCACGCCGCTGCCGCGTCGCATCCTCTACGTCACCTACTCGGCGGTGTCGAACCACCTCCGCAACCCGAAGCGTGCCGAGTTCATCGCGCATCACGATTTCACGCCCGTCCAGCGCGACGAGCGCCCGTTCAGCGCCCGCACCGGCAGCAGGGTGACCGAGCCGCAGGTCGTCTGA
- a CDS encoding four-carbon acid sugar kinase family protein: MNVPIGFYADDFTGASANLLEFHRRGLGGLLFVDTPAPERLAPHLDRLDVVGIAGISRSLAPRDMTREVRPALERLRDLGCRVVQYKICSTFDSSPQRGSFGPVLEVARDLFGAQPVPVVAAHPDFGRYTAFGHHFAEYKSEVHRLDRHPSMSRHPATPMREADLRRHLAEQTDWPIRLCDFRVLRGDARGLDGMLRGDVAGAVVCDALEPDDLVRIAASVWRASGERPTFAVSAHGLSAGLATHMAAGREAPPQANGGPPGAVDSLLVLSGSCTPRTAEQIAHARAEGWAVVRLPIEQLPQRGEAAVIDAMSAEVGAAASQGRNIVVYTAAGPDDDGIPAGKDLFERIGRESSAVIGGIYGAVLRRVTSRTRIARFLLAGGDTASRTMRALGVEALSIVAVNVESQEPLLRIHAGESRLDGAQVLLKAGQNGGPDYFSAARRGDGWA; this comes from the coding sequence ATGAACGTCCCGATCGGCTTCTACGCGGACGATTTCACCGGCGCCTCGGCAAACCTGCTCGAATTCCACCGGCGCGGCCTCGGCGGGTTGTTGTTCGTCGACACGCCCGCGCCCGAGCGGTTGGCACCCCACCTCGACAGGCTCGACGTGGTTGGCATCGCCGGCATCTCCCGCTCGCTCGCCCCCCGGGACATGACGCGCGAGGTGCGCCCCGCGCTGGAGCGGCTGCGGGACCTGGGCTGCCGGGTGGTGCAGTACAAGATCTGCTCGACCTTCGACTCCTCGCCCCAACGGGGGAGTTTCGGCCCGGTGCTTGAGGTCGCGCGCGACCTCTTCGGGGCACAGCCCGTGCCGGTGGTGGCCGCCCATCCGGATTTCGGCCGGTACACGGCCTTCGGCCATCATTTCGCCGAGTACAAGTCCGAGGTGCACCGGCTCGACCGGCATCCGAGCATGTCCCGGCACCCGGCGACGCCCATGCGCGAGGCGGACCTGCGCCGGCACCTGGCCGAGCAGACGGACTGGCCGATCCGGCTTTGCGACTTCCGTGTCCTGCGCGGCGACGCCCGGGGGCTCGATGGGATGCTCCGCGGCGACGTTGCGGGCGCCGTGGTCTGCGACGCGCTCGAGCCGGACGATCTGGTGCGCATCGCCGCGAGCGTCTGGCGGGCATCCGGGGAGCGGCCGACGTTCGCGGTGTCCGCGCACGGCCTCTCCGCGGGGCTCGCGACGCACATGGCGGCCGGCAGGGAAGCCCCGCCGCAGGCCAATGGCGGGCCGCCCGGCGCGGTCGACAGCCTCCTCGTCCTTTCGGGAAGCTGCACGCCGCGCACCGCCGAGCAGATCGCCCATGCCCGCGCGGAGGGTTGGGCTGTCGTGCGGCTGCCGATCGAACAACTCCCCCAACGCGGCGAGGCGGCGGTGATCGACGCGATGTCGGCGGAGGTCGGCGCTGCGGCTTCGCAGGGGCGGAACATCGTCGTCTACACCGCGGCGGGCCCCGATGACGACGGCATCCCTGCCGGCAAAGACCTGTTCGAGCGGATCGGGCGCGAGTCCTCCGCGGTGATCGGCGGGATCTACGGCGCGGTGCTCCGGCGCGTCACGAGCCGGACGCGGATCGCACGCTTCCTCCTGGCCGGCGGCGACACCGCGAGCCGGACGATGCGCGCGCTCGGTGTCGAGGCCTTGAGCATCGTCGCGGTCAATGTCGAAAGCCAGGAGCCGCTGCTGCGCATCCACGCGGGCGAAAGCCGCCTCGACGGCGCGCAGGTGCTGCTGAAGGCCGGCCAGAACGGCGGCCCGGACTACTTCTCCGCGGCGCGCCGGGGGGACGGATGGGCATGA
- a CDS encoding ribulose-bisphosphate carboxylase large subunit family protein, producing MNDRFSATYAIETSGDPVAAATEMAGESSTATFVRIPGERADIAGRHGARIERLAETETASRDGRVVRRADVTLSWPLENTGPSLPNILATVAGNLFDVASVTSLRLLDVALPSALRQAYAGPQFGIDGTRELLGATGRPLIGTIVKPSVGLTPEETADLVARLAEGGIDFIKDDELMADPPHCPFERRAEAVMAVLRRHEERTGRRVMYAFNITGEIDQMLRRHDQVAALGGSCVMVSLNWVGVTGLAHLRRHASLPIHGHRNGWGILNRGPSVGVDFLAWHKFFRIAGADHLHVNGIDNKFYETNESVIRSARACLEPVFADGGAPMRVMPVFSSKQTVLQASKTYQALGSVDLIYACGGGIIAHPDGIRAGVESIRQAWEAAMRGVPLDEFSNTLPELRRAISAFA from the coding sequence GTGAACGACCGCTTCTCCGCGACCTACGCCATCGAAACGTCCGGCGATCCAGTGGCCGCCGCGACCGAGATGGCTGGGGAGTCGTCGACCGCAACCTTCGTGCGCATCCCGGGCGAGCGCGCCGACATCGCCGGACGCCATGGCGCCCGCATCGAGCGGCTTGCGGAAACGGAGACCGCATCCAGGGACGGCCGCGTGGTCCGAAGAGCCGACGTCACGCTGTCCTGGCCGCTCGAGAACACCGGTCCGTCTCTGCCGAACATACTGGCGACCGTCGCCGGCAATCTGTTCGACGTCGCCTCGGTCACCTCGCTGCGCCTGCTGGATGTCGCGTTGCCGTCGGCATTGCGGCAGGCCTACGCCGGCCCGCAATTCGGTATCGACGGCACGCGCGAGCTTCTGGGCGCCACCGGGCGGCCGCTCATCGGCACGATCGTCAAGCCGAGCGTCGGGCTGACCCCCGAGGAGACCGCCGATCTGGTGGCCCGGCTCGCGGAGGGCGGGATCGACTTCATCAAGGACGACGAATTGATGGCCGACCCGCCGCACTGCCCGTTCGAGCGGCGTGCCGAGGCGGTGATGGCGGTGCTGCGCCGCCATGAGGAGAGGACCGGCCGCCGCGTGATGTACGCGTTCAACATCACCGGCGAGATCGACCAGATGCTGCGCCGCCACGACCAGGTGGCCGCGCTCGGCGGCAGTTGCGTGATGGTGAGCCTGAACTGGGTCGGTGTGACCGGGCTGGCGCACCTGCGCCGGCATGCCTCGCTTCCGATCCATGGCCACCGCAACGGCTGGGGGATCCTGAACCGGGGGCCGTCGGTCGGCGTGGACTTCCTGGCCTGGCACAAGTTCTTCCGCATCGCCGGCGCCGACCACCTGCACGTGAATGGGATCGACAACAAGTTCTACGAGACGAACGAGTCCGTCATCCGCTCGGCCCGGGCGTGCCTGGAGCCGGTCTTCGCCGACGGCGGCGCGCCGATGCGGGTGATGCCCGTCTTCTCGTCCAAGCAGACCGTCCTGCAGGCATCGAAGACGTACCAGGCGCTTGGTTCCGTCGACCTGATCTACGCCTGCGGAGGCGGCATCATCGCCCACCCGGACGGCATCCGGGCCGGGGTCGAGAGCATCCGCCAGGCGTGGGAGGCGGCGATGCGCGGCGTCCCGCTGGACGAGTTCTCGAACACCTTGCCGGAGCTGCGGCGCGCGATCAGCGCCTTCGCTTAG